One region of Bacillota bacterium genomic DNA includes:
- a CDS encoding type IV pilus twitching motility protein PilT, translated as MEKHVPDIDLLLQKSAAVGASDLHLTTGLPPMIRLCGELRPLGGAVPGRTSGNGGSILTAEDTSLLAEQMMGEAEKAAFCNAGEVDFSHVSAGGIRVRVNVYRQRGDTAAALRIIPETVPEIGELGLPAAISGICGCRKGLFLVTGPAGCGKSTTLAAMIGCINSKFRRHIITLEDPIEYIHEARKSMINQREIGLDSASFSAALRAALRQDPDVIMVGEMRDLETISVAVTAAETGHLVLASMHTVDAPQTIERIIDVFPPYQQQQIRVQLAGTLLGVVAQKLLRRRDGGGLVVAAEMLVANTAIRNHIREGKIFQIYSMIQTGGRQGMQLLDADLLKLYEQGKISSDTAVENAADPEGIMARMQALSDGCTGL; from the coding sequence ATGGAGAAACATGTTCCCGATATTGACCTGCTCTTGCAGAAAAGTGCGGCAGTAGGGGCTTCCGATCTGCACCTTACCACCGGGTTGCCACCCATGATCCGCCTTTGTGGGGAACTGCGCCCGCTCGGCGGAGCGGTGCCGGGGCGGACATCCGGCAACGGAGGCAGTATCCTGACAGCGGAAGATACCTCCCTGCTGGCGGAGCAGATGATGGGAGAGGCTGAAAAAGCGGCCTTCTGCAACGCGGGTGAGGTTGATTTTTCCCATGTTTCCGCAGGCGGAATACGTGTGCGGGTAAATGTTTACCGGCAGAGAGGGGATACGGCGGCTGCCCTGCGCATCATCCCGGAGACGGTTCCGGAGATCGGTGAATTGGGCCTTCCCGCCGCCATCAGCGGGATATGCGGTTGTCGGAAAGGCCTGTTTCTGGTTACGGGCCCGGCCGGCTGTGGTAAATCTACAACACTTGCGGCCATGATCGGGTGCATCAACAGCAAGTTTCGCCGCCATATCATCACCCTGGAAGACCCCATCGAATATATTCACGAGGCGCGAAAAAGCATGATCAACCAGCGGGAGATCGGCCTGGACAGCGCCTCATTTTCCGCTGCCCTGAGGGCGGCGCTGCGGCAAGATCCGGATGTGATCATGGTCGGCGAGATGCGTGACCTGGAGACGATCTCGGTGGCTGTCACGGCGGCGGAGACAGGCCATCTGGTTCTTGCCAGCATGCATACCGTGGATGCCCCGCAGACGATCGAGCGCATCATCGATGTTTTTCCTCCATACCAGCAGCAGCAGATCAGGGTTCAGCTGGCCGGAACGTTGCTGGGGGTTGTCGCCCAGAAATTGCTTCGGCGCAGGGACGGAGGGGGCCTGGTCGTTGCTGCGGAGATGCTCGTCGCCAATACGGCCATCAGAAACCATATCCGCGAAGGGAAGATATTTCAGATCTACTCCATGATCCAGACCGGTGGGCGCCAGGGGATGCAGTTGCTGGATGCCGATCTGTTGAAGCTCTACGAGCAGGGAAAAATCTCGTCGGATACGGCAGTTGAAAATGCTGCCGATCCCGAGGGGATCATGGCCCGCATGCAGGCGTTATCCGATGGCTGCACGGGGCTTTGA
- a CDS encoding type II secretion system F family protein, giving the protein MPIYIYRARDWQGRTHKGFHHAEGLHEAINYLRRRKLVIIDIRERSSMIPVTGSWTKGLSWRRIGPRDYMLFCRHFATMISAGLTVVRSLQILRDGEGNGTLKRTIGALVPHIESGSTLAGAMGDYPEVFPTMMVKTIAAAEAGGILGEVLERLAVHYEKQSSLEEKVRGAMIYPLVVAFVALLVMATMFLYILPAFGSMFSNMNIELPLITRAVMGVGDFLGYHRYPILALVVAVALSFLVSLKTERGKELAAFLKLKTPIFAPNYKRMIWARFARTMSSLLGSGMNIITALEMGKEIIGNRIHGRALERVGRDIAAGCTLAESLERSGLFPAMMVEMVRIGEETGNLEKMLAHAADLLERELIYTMDRLTTIIEPAIIVFVGFFVGLMVFAIILPLFSIYEGI; this is encoded by the coding sequence ATGCCGATCTATATCTACCGGGCCAGGGATTGGCAGGGCCGGACACACAAGGGTTTTCATCATGCCGAGGGTTTGCATGAGGCCATCAATTATCTGCGCCGACGGAAATTGGTCATCATTGATATAAGGGAACGTTCGTCGATGATTCCCGTTACGGGCTCATGGACGAAGGGCCTTTCATGGAGAAGGATCGGGCCGCGCGATTACATGCTCTTCTGCCGCCACTTTGCCACGATGATCTCCGCCGGCCTGACCGTCGTCAGAAGCTTGCAGATACTGCGCGATGGGGAGGGCAACGGAACTTTGAAACGGACGATCGGGGCACTGGTTCCACACATCGAGAGCGGGAGTACCCTGGCCGGGGCGATGGGGGATTACCCGGAGGTATTTCCCACCATGATGGTCAAGACGATAGCTGCCGCAGAGGCCGGCGGTATTCTGGGCGAGGTGCTGGAGCGCCTGGCCGTGCATTACGAGAAGCAGAGCAGCCTTGAGGAAAAGGTTCGCGGGGCGATGATCTACCCCCTTGTTGTGGCTTTCGTGGCCCTTCTGGTCATGGCGACGATGTTCCTCTATATCCTGCCAGCCTTCGGCAGCATGTTCTCCAACATGAACATCGAGCTGCCGTTGATCACGCGGGCAGTCATGGGGGTGGGTGATTTTCTGGGCTACCACCGCTATCCCATCCTGGCCCTGGTGGTTGCTGTGGCATTGTCCTTTCTCGTGTCACTGAAGACCGAGCGGGGAAAGGAGCTTGCGGCCTTCCTTAAATTGAAGACACCCATCTTTGCTCCCAACTACAAAAGGATGATCTGGGCCCGTTTTGCACGGACCATGAGCAGCTTGCTTGGTAGCGGAATGAACATCATCACCGCCCTGGAGATGGGTAAAGAGATAATCGGCAATCGTATCCACGGCCGCGCACTGGAAAGGGTTGGCCGGGACATTGCCGCCGGTTGCACACTGGCCGAATCGCTGGAGAGGAGCGGCCTCTTTCCGGCGATGATGGTGGAGATGGTCCGGATTGGGGAGGAAACTGGCAATCTGGAAAAGATGCTTGCGCACGCGGCCGATCTGCTGGAACGCGAATTGATCTACACCATGGATCGCCTGACGACGATAATCGAACCGGCCATCATTGTTTTCGTGGGTTTCTTCGTGGGGCTGATGGTCTTTGCGATCATCCTGCCACTCTTCAGTATCTACGAGGGGATTTGA
- a CDS encoding prepilin-type N-terminal cleavage/methylation domain-containing protein, with protein sequence MTGYKKKMWQRIVDERALTMVELLIAMALTGLIAAGAYSLYFMGIVSWERGVEARENLQSVRMALREIEQDLRHAEWVWIGEGWEEAWHLEDCLQPGSGDQVHYGFYGDLYAGEYRPHFTFYTVRLWNDTLYLHKNAVLTELRDIYPIYKAPLPLADNIMEISFRYGDERENRILISITAARGGGRTVTLTGNILRRNMLH encoded by the coding sequence ATGACTGGATACAAAAAGAAAATGTGGCAACGTATTGTTGACGAACGGGCCCTGACCATGGTCGAGCTTCTCATTGCCATGGCCCTCACCGGATTGATTGCGGCAGGCGCCTACTCCCTGTATTTCATGGGTATCGTGAGTTGGGAAAGGGGTGTGGAGGCCAGGGAGAATCTGCAGAGCGTGCGCATGGCCTTGAGGGAGATAGAGCAGGACCTCCGCCATGCGGAATGGGTCTGGATCGGTGAAGGATGGGAAGAGGCCTGGCACCTGGAAGATTGTCTGCAGCCGGGTAGTGGCGATCAGGTTCATTACGGTTTCTACGGGGACCTCTACGCGGGTGAATACCGACCCCACTTTACCTTCTATACCGTACGGCTTTGGAACGACACCCTTTATCTGCACAAGAATGCCGTATTGACGGAGTTGAGGGATATCTACCCCATTTACAAAGCCCCTTTACCGTTGGCCGACAACATCATGGAGATCAGCTTCCGTTACGGTGACGAGAGGGAAAACAGGATTCTCATTTCTATCACCGCTGCCAGGGGTGGCGGCCGCACCGTTACGCTTACAGGCAATATCCTTAGACGAAACATGTTGCACTGA
- a CDS encoding prepilin peptidase, translating into MFYFYTAVWFIVGLAVGSFANVVIYRFPRGISLVKTRSCCPSCKNRLVARELIPLLGYLLCRGRCRHCRARISPRYFLIELATGLLFVAVVHRTGANPEALGLLFLLCLLLIISFIDIDFQRIPNVLLGIGLAAGIIFKLLDPAGRTLPSWIEAGWGMLLGGGIMLLIYIGARGAIGAGDLKLMIMIGFFVGKIGVLAAMMMGFILGGAYGLVMIALRRLDRKDMIPFGPFLSLGAAIQVFFGEQILQWLGLNYF; encoded by the coding sequence ATGTTCTACTTCTACACGGCAGTTTGGTTCATCGTGGGCCTGGCAGTCGGCAGTTTTGCCAACGTGGTGATCTACCGCTTTCCTCGCGGGATCTCCCTGGTCAAAACCCGTTCCTGCTGCCCGTCCTGTAAGAACCGCCTGGTTGCCCGGGAATTGATCCCCCTGCTGGGTTATCTGCTCTGCCGTGGCCGTTGTCGGCACTGCCGGGCCAGAATCAGTCCGCGCTATTTTCTGATCGAACTGGCCACCGGCCTCCTGTTCGTGGCCGTTGTTCACCGTACCGGCGCCAACCCGGAGGCGCTGGGGCTCCTTTTTTTGCTCTGCCTGTTGCTGATCATTTCCTTCATCGATATCGATTTCCAGCGCATCCCCAATGTTCTTCTGGGTATCGGGCTGGCAGCAGGGATCATCTTCAAACTCCTTGACCCCGCCGGACGCACATTGCCCTCGTGGATCGAGGCCGGATGGGGGATGCTGCTGGGCGGCGGAATCATGCTGCTCATCTACATCGGGGCACGCGGCGCGATAGGGGCCGGTGATCTGAAACTGATGATCATGATCGGTTTCTTCGTGGGGAAAATCGGAGTCCTGGCGGCGATGATGATGGGTTTTATCCTCGGCGGTGCTTACGGGCTGGTGATGATCGCGTTGCGCCGGCTTGACAGAAAGGATATGATCCCCTTCGGCCCTTTTCTCTCCCTGGGGGCGGCCATCCAGGTATTTTTCGGGGAGCAGATATTGCAATGGCTGGGGTTGAATTATTTTTAA
- a CDS encoding type II/IV secretion system protein, with protein sequence MVKSRISLLGEILVEAGVLNFRQLEEALSKAEDSGKSFYRVIAEERYLPDQALVEILQERLGLRFVDLEKHEPDPDAVAAVPEELARRHHLIPVGREGRRLLLAMADPTDGAAIEDVSVVTAAEIEPVIAPERAIHDALDRFFGSSGREQEEIPATPATAFLPDDDSIVAVVNSIIWKAVSEGASDIHIEPTGKGLRVRLRIDGFLHDYLFPPEGSHARVVSRIKVMAQMNIAEKRLPQDGQIELRRGHRIVNIRVSTLPTIHGEKMVLRLLEKERIILSLEKIGFSRRNKEFFMEFIRHSHGIILLSGPTGCGKTTTLYSALSYLNNPACNIVTVEDPVEFRLDGVNQVQVNRKIDLTFAASLRTILRQDPDIIMIGEMRDLETAEVGMRASLTGHLVFSTLHTNNASQAVTRLVDMGVPPFLVSSTLVGVVAQRLVRKICPYCREGYPPGDEDKELYRVLGGGMELPPVLYRGKGCRRCNDGYRGRTAIHEIQPITTEMRTLIMEGATPALLQEKALAMGCRTLFQDGLLKAEEGISTLDEIKRVALGEF encoded by the coding sequence ATGGTTAAATCCAGGATAAGTCTGCTGGGCGAAATTCTGGTTGAAGCCGGGGTGCTGAATTTCCGGCAGCTTGAAGAGGCTTTGAGCAAGGCCGAAGATTCCGGCAAGAGCTTCTACCGTGTCATTGCCGAGGAAAGGTATCTTCCCGATCAGGCACTGGTAGAGATTTTGCAGGAGAGGCTCGGACTCCGTTTTGTTGATCTGGAGAAGCACGAGCCGGATCCAGACGCTGTCGCCGCTGTTCCCGAGGAGCTGGCCCGGCGCCATCATCTTATCCCTGTCGGCAGGGAAGGGCGCCGTCTCCTTCTGGCCATGGCCGACCCCACGGATGGTGCCGCCATCGAAGATGTTTCCGTCGTTACTGCGGCAGAAATTGAGCCGGTGATCGCCCCGGAACGGGCTATCCACGATGCCCTGGATCGTTTTTTCGGTTCATCAGGCCGGGAACAGGAGGAAATTCCGGCAACACCGGCAACGGCTTTCTTGCCCGATGATGATTCCATCGTGGCGGTGGTCAACTCCATCATCTGGAAGGCAGTCTCCGAGGGAGCCAGCGACATCCACATCGAGCCCACGGGGAAGGGCCTGCGCGTGCGACTGCGCATAGATGGCTTTCTTCATGATTATCTCTTTCCCCCCGAGGGAAGCCATGCCCGGGTTGTCTCCCGCATCAAGGTCATGGCCCAGATGAACATTGCCGAAAAACGGCTGCCCCAGGATGGCCAGATTGAATTGCGGCGCGGGCACCGGATCGTGAATATCAGGGTATCGACCTTGCCTACCATCCATGGCGAGAAGATGGTGCTGCGCCTCCTTGAAAAAGAAAGGATCATCCTCTCCCTGGAGAAGATAGGTTTTTCCCGGCGGAACAAAGAATTTTTCATGGAATTCATCCGTCATTCCCATGGCATCATACTGCTGTCCGGGCCGACGGGGTGCGGCAAGACCACCACCCTCTACTCTGCATTGAGTTATTTGAACAACCCTGCTTGCAACATCGTTACCGTGGAGGATCCCGTGGAATTCCGCCTTGACGGTGTCAACCAGGTGCAGGTTAACAGGAAGATAGATCTTACTTTTGCGGCTTCGTTGCGCACCATTCTGCGCCAGGATCCGGACATCATCATGATCGGCGAGATGCGCGACCTGGAGACGGCGGAGGTGGGCATGAGAGCTTCACTGACCGGGCATCTGGTCTTCAGCACCCTGCATACCAACAACGCTTCACAGGCGGTGACGAGGCTGGTTGATATGGGGGTGCCTCCATTCCTGGTCTCCTCCACCCTGGTGGGCGTGGTGGCGCAGAGGCTGGTGCGCAAGATCTGCCCGTATTGCCGGGAAGGATACCCACCGGGCGATGAGGATAAAGAACTTTACCGTGTTCTGGGCGGGGGGATGGAGCTGCCGCCCGTTCTTTACCGGGGAAAGGGATGCCGGCGGTGCAACGATGGGTATCGCGGGCGGACGGCGATCCACGAGATTCAGCCGATCACGACGGAGATGCGCACCCTGATCATGGAGGGGGCCACCCCGGCCCTGTTGCAGGAGAAGGCGCTGGCAATGGGATGCCGCACCTTGTTTCAGGATGGATTGTTGAAAGCGGAGGAAGGAATCTCCACGCTGGATGAGATAAAAAGGGTGGCTCTGGGCGAGTTTTGA
- a CDS encoding type II secretion system protein: MAVKKDFRRLCRAIADARGFSLVEALVALAVLGILAPAVVGIFVGGNSFLHTAADRTAAVKIAQERIEEIKSEGFAAIDTGMLATGELISEDYGCIDGYAGYRRTTMISPEEMNLPGVDISLTGVRITVTVYWNGREDPREERAIEQQARMARR; encoded by the coding sequence ATGGCGGTCAAAAAAGATTTCCGTCGGCTATGCCGGGCCATTGCCGATGCACGGGGATTCTCTCTGGTGGAGGCTCTTGTGGCGCTGGCGGTGCTCGGGATCCTGGCCCCCGCCGTTGTCGGCATTTTCGTGGGGGGCAACAGTTTTCTGCACACTGCCGCTGATCGGACTGCAGCCGTCAAAATAGCGCAGGAACGGATTGAAGAGATCAAAAGCGAAGGTTTCGCTGCCATTGATACGGGGATGCTGGCCACGGGGGAACTGATATCCGAGGATTACGGCTGCATCGATGGGTACGCCGGCTACAGGAGAACGACGATGATCAGCCCGGAGGAGATGAACTTGCCGGGTGTGGACATATCATTGACCGGAGTCCGTATCACGGTCACCGTTTACTGGAATGGGCGGGAGGACCCCCGGGAGGAGAGGGCTATCGAACAGCAGGCACGGATGGCCCGTCGATGA
- a CDS encoding shikimate dehydrogenase — protein MDKDIHMHMIDARTTMYALLGSPVRHSLSPIMHNAAFRALGINAAYMACEVAPGELADAIEGARALSFGGLNITSPYKEAVIENIDIVSPAAALIRSVNTVVREGDAWRGYSTDGAGLCRFLQGDSGAAAADPTGRRVLIVGAGGAARAVAFALAQEGVKSLTVANRTPAHAEELKELISVHTSFHATRTIPLEEEPLSEELDRSSLIIYCLAFDHDVLKEILSARREEEGILSGRTLVDLRYVPAETETMRLFRLSGGEAFNGKGMLLWQGVLAFELFMAKAKMGAPVEAMRRAIELQ, from the coding sequence ATGGACAAGGATATCCACATGCACATGATCGATGCGAGGACCACGATGTATGCCCTGCTGGGAAGCCCGGTCAGGCATTCACTTTCACCGATCATGCACAATGCCGCATTCCGGGCTCTGGGAATAAACGCTGCTTACATGGCTTGCGAGGTTGCCCCGGGCGAACTTGCCGATGCGATTGAAGGAGCTCGTGCACTTTCTTTTGGCGGCCTCAACATTACCAGCCCCTACAAAGAAGCGGTGATCGAAAACATAGATATCGTTTCTCCGGCGGCGGCCCTGATCAGATCCGTGAATACCGTCGTCAGGGAAGGGGATGCCTGGCGCGGCTACAGCACCGATGGCGCGGGGTTATGTCGATTCCTGCAGGGAGACAGCGGTGCCGCGGCCGCAGACCCTACCGGCCGGCGTGTCCTCATTGTCGGTGCCGGCGGCGCCGCCAGGGCCGTAGCCTTTGCTCTGGCGCAGGAAGGCGTGAAATCCTTGACAGTGGCCAACCGCACACCGGCTCATGCCGAGGAACTGAAGGAATTGATTTCCGTGCACACTTCTTTTCACGCTACGCGTACCATCCCCCTGGAGGAAGAACCGTTGTCCGAGGAACTGGACAGATCATCACTGATCATCTACTGCCTGGCCTTCGATCATGATGTTTTGAAGGAAATTCTTTCTGCCCGTCGCGAGGAAGAAGGGATTTTGAGCGGACGCACTCTCGTGGATCTGCGCTATGTTCCGGCGGAAACAGAAACGATGCGATTATTCCGCCTTTCCGGAGGAGAGGCGTTCAATGGAAAGGGCATGTTGCTCTGGCAGGGTGTCCTTGCTTTCGAACTTTTCATGGCGAAGGCCAAAATGGGCGCTCCCGTGGAGGCCATGCGCCGGGCTATCGAACTTCAATAA
- a CDS encoding type II secretion system protein, giving the protein MGIRRKKIVAGEKGFTLVELLIVLGIIAVLATVAMLSFGGRVDEARQSVEKVNITVIQGAVDLYYHDQKKYPETLEDLYDANQNGGPYIRTPLEDLQEGGVEYVINQLTGKVTVKPVESG; this is encoded by the coding sequence TTGGGTATCAGAAGAAAGAAAATTGTTGCCGGGGAGAAGGGTTTCACCCTGGTAGAGTTGCTGATTGTGCTGGGGATCATAGCCGTCCTGGCCACGGTGGCGATGTTGTCTTTCGGGGGGCGCGTCGATGAAGCTCGTCAGAGCGTGGAGAAGGTCAACATTACCGTTATCCAGGGGGCAGTGGATCTTTACTATCATGACCAGAAAAAGTATCCGGAAACACTGGAAGATCTCTACGATGCGAATCAGAACGGGGGGCCCTACATACGGACTCCGCTGGAAGATCTTCAAGAAGGCGGCGTGGAATACGTGATCAACCAGTTGACTGGCAAAGTAACGGTCAAACCGGTTGAAAGCGGCTAG